The proteins below come from a single Mustela nigripes isolate SB6536 chromosome 14, MUSNIG.SB6536, whole genome shotgun sequence genomic window:
- the THAP3 gene encoding THAP domain-containing protein 3 isoform X1 gives MPKSCAARQCCNRYSSRRKQLTFHRFPFSRPELLKEWVLNIGRGNFKPKQHTVICSEHFRPECFSAFGNRKNLKQNAVPTVFAFQDAAQLVRESTDPAGGAAYADGRKEEVIPEVGRAECGLGRRTDSALEAPPPNAGGPTEQVLPPRPQGTPVPRQPAGPAQPSDHSYALLDLDALKNKLFVTLRENEKLRKRLRAQRLAIQRLSGRLRAHRPGQLGSRARLRLEPEMSRAARFSRPSLGARTMDPALPPLTRQGTVRRARHTPATSGDV, from the exons ATGCCGAAGTCGTGCGCGGCCAGGCAGTGCTGCAACCGCTACAGCAGCCGCAGGAAGCAGCTCACCTTCCACCG gTTCCCGTTCAGCCGCCCGGAGCTGCTGAAGGAATGGGTGCTGAACATCGGCCGGGGCAACTTCAAGCCCAAGCAGCACACGGTCATCTGCTCCGAGCACTTCCGACCCGAGTGCTTCAGTGCCTTTGGAAACCGCAAAAACCTGAAGCAGAATGCCGTGCCCACGGTGTTCGCCTTTCAGGACGCCGCACAG CTGGTGAGGGAGAGCACGGACCCGGCAGGCGGGGCTGCATATGCAGACGGTCGCAAGGAGGAG GTCATCCCTGAGGTGGGGCGGGCAGAGTGCGGCCTGGGGAGGAGGACGGACAGCGCCCTCGAAGCGCCGCCCCCGAATGCTGGCGGTCCCACTGAGCAG GTCCTGCCGCCGAGACCGCAGGGAACCCCGGTCCCCAGGCAGCCGGCTGGCCCCGCGCAGCCGTCCGATCACAGCTATGCCCTCTTGGACCTAGACGCCCTAAAAAACAAACTCTTCGTGACTCTGAGGGAGAACGAAAAGCTCCGAAAGCGCTTGCGGGCCCAGAGGCTGGCGATCCAGAGGCTGTCGGGCCGCCTGCGGGCCCACAGGCCGGGACAGCTGGGATCCCGGGCCAGGCTGCGGCTGGAGCCAGAGATGAGCCGCGCAGCCAGGTTTTCTCGCCCGAGCCTCGGGGCTCGGACCATGGACCCCGCTCTCCCGCCGCTGACACGTCAAGGGACCGTGAGGCGGGCCAGGCACACCCCCGCCACCTCGGGGGACGTGTAG
- the THAP3 gene encoding THAP domain-containing protein 3 isoform X2, translating into MPKSCAARQCCNRYSSRRKQLTFHRFPFSRPELLKEWVLNIGRGNFKPKQHTVICSEHFRPECFSAFGNRKNLKQNAVPTVFAFQDAAQLVRESTDPAGGAAYADGRKEEVLPPRPQGTPVPRQPAGPAQPSDHSYALLDLDALKNKLFVTLRENEKLRKRLRAQRLAIQRLSGRLRAHRPGQLGSRARLRLEPEMSRAARFSRPSLGARTMDPALPPLTRQGTVRRARHTPATSGDV; encoded by the exons ATGCCGAAGTCGTGCGCGGCCAGGCAGTGCTGCAACCGCTACAGCAGCCGCAGGAAGCAGCTCACCTTCCACCG gTTCCCGTTCAGCCGCCCGGAGCTGCTGAAGGAATGGGTGCTGAACATCGGCCGGGGCAACTTCAAGCCCAAGCAGCACACGGTCATCTGCTCCGAGCACTTCCGACCCGAGTGCTTCAGTGCCTTTGGAAACCGCAAAAACCTGAAGCAGAATGCCGTGCCCACGGTGTTCGCCTTTCAGGACGCCGCACAG CTGGTGAGGGAGAGCACGGACCCGGCAGGCGGGGCTGCATATGCAGACGGTCGCAAGGAGGAG GTCCTGCCGCCGAGACCGCAGGGAACCCCGGTCCCCAGGCAGCCGGCTGGCCCCGCGCAGCCGTCCGATCACAGCTATGCCCTCTTGGACCTAGACGCCCTAAAAAACAAACTCTTCGTGACTCTGAGGGAGAACGAAAAGCTCCGAAAGCGCTTGCGGGCCCAGAGGCTGGCGATCCAGAGGCTGTCGGGCCGCCTGCGGGCCCACAGGCCGGGACAGCTGGGATCCCGGGCCAGGCTGCGGCTGGAGCCAGAGATGAGCCGCGCAGCCAGGTTTTCTCGCCCGAGCCTCGGGGCTCGGACCATGGACCCCGCTCTCCCGCCGCTGACACGTCAAGGGACCGTGAGGCGGGCCAGGCACACCCCCGCCACCTCGGGGGACGTGTAG